The Papaver somniferum cultivar HN1 chromosome 3, ASM357369v1, whole genome shotgun sequence genome includes a region encoding these proteins:
- the LOC113358944 gene encoding uncharacterized protein LOC113358944, which translates to MDFEEDETIDKSWLELPRNHLYYEAGVKNFMKFACCDLELGEEIWCPCRKCNNKNLLKPSKVEAHIMWKGFLQGYVHWIYHGEGEEEDYMSTGTVIGDEDDRMKELINEMVPDYDEDAPKDEASNFYQVLEDAKVPLYPGCEKYSRLSFTIHLLHIKCQGGLSIKWFNVLLNLLIKAFPDAKLPRNFYEARKTISNLGHSYTKIDACPNDCMLYWKDDADRNDCRVCGVSRWKTVSSNTNNGSENRRTPKGKKIPEKQQRYFNLKPRLQKLFMSPQPVTDMRYHAEERINDGLLRHPADAKTWKTFDKRHPTFAADPRNVRLALASDGMNPYGNMMNPHSTWPVVLIIYNLPPWEVMQEQNFILSMIISGPKSPGNDIDVYLQPLIEELKELWYVGVTTYDASKKEYFQLRAALLGTINDFPALAMLSGWSTKGSLACPCCGSDPCSTRLRYGGKFCYMQHRRFLPADHKWRQQTTPFNGEKELREKPLLMNGDEINHQLAHFEQVEFGKNAKQNGLTPTVPVDFDHNWKKKVYFSGRVAICEHNFVFP; encoded by the coding sequence ATGGATTTCGAAGAAGATGAAACTATCGACAAGAGTTGGTTGGAACTGCCAAGAAACCATCTTTACTATGAAGCGGGTGtcaaaaatttcatgaaatttgcgTGTTGCGACTTAGAACTAGGGGAGGAAATATGGTGTCCGTGTAGAAAGTGCAATAACAAAAACTTACTCAAACCAAGTAAGGTGGAGGCACATATAATGTGGAAAGGGTTTCTGCAAGGATATGTCCATTGGATATACCATGGGGAGGGTGAGGAGGAGGACTATATGTCTACTGGTACTGTGATTGGGGATGAAGACGACCGAATGAAGGAACTGATAAATGAGATGGTGcctgattatgatgaagatgcTCCAAAAGACGAAGCTTCAAATTTTTACCAGGTCCTGGAAGATGCAAAGGTTCCACTATATCCTGGTTGTGAAAAGTACTCACGGTTGTCCTTTACTATACACTTGCTTCACATCAAGTGCCAAGGTGGTCTGAGCATCAAGTGGTTTAATGTGCTACTGAATCTCTTGATCAAGGCATTTCCAGATGCCAAACTTCCAAGGAACTTTTACGAAGCTAGGAAAACAATCAGTAACTTGGGTCATAGCTACACTAAGATCGATGCTTGTCCTAATGATTGCATGTTATATTGGAAAGATGACGCAGATAGAAATGATTGTCGGGTATGTGGTGTTTCTAGATGGAAAACCGTTTCATCTAATACTAATAACGGGTCAGAAAATAGAAGGACACCGAAAGGGAAGAAGATTCCTGAAAAACAACAAAGGTACTTCAACTTGAAGCCCAGACTTCAAAAGTTATTTATGTCTCCACAGCCTGTTACTGATATGCGATATCATGCTGAAGAACGTATCAATGATGGACTTTTGAGACATCCTGCTGATGCGAAGACATGGAAAACCTTTGATAAGAGGCATCCAACATTTGCAGCTGACCCTAGGAATGTGAGACTTGCATTAGCAAGTGATGGCATGAATCCTTACGGAAATATGATGAATCCGCATAGTACATGGCCAGTGGTCCTAATCATCTACAACTTACCACCATGGGAGGTTATGCAAGAGCAAAACTTCATTTTGTCTATGATAATTTCGGGACCCAAGTCACCGGGAAATGATATCGATGTATATTTACAACCCCTTATAGAAGAATTGAAGGAATTATGGTACGTTGGTGTTACCACTTACGATGCTTCGAAGAAAGAGTATTTTCAGTTACGCGCAGCATTGCTTGGCACTATTAATGACTTTCCTGCACTAGCTATGCTCTCCGGGTGGAGCACCAAGGGGTCCTTAGCATGTCCGTGTTGTGGGTCCGACCCATGTTCAACTCGACTGCGGTATGGAGGTAAGTTTTGTTACATGCAACATCGTCGGTTCTTGCCTGCTGATCACAAGTGGCGACAACAGACAACACCCTTCAACGGGGAAAAGGAGCTTAGAGAAAAACCACTTCTAATGAATGGGGATGAGATAAATCATCAGTTGGCACATTTTGAGCAAGTAGAATTTGGTAAGAATGCCAAACAGAACGGTCTGACACCAACAGTACCGGTCGATTTTGAccacaattggaaaaaaaaagtgtATTTTTCGGGAAGAGTTGCCATATGTGAGCACAATTTTGTGTTTCCATAA